The Fictibacillus arsenicus genome contains a region encoding:
- the cspC gene encoding cold shock protein CspC, whose product MEQGTVKWFNAEKGFGFIERENGDDVFVHFSAIQTDGFKSLDEGQKVTFDVEQGARGAQAANVQKA is encoded by the coding sequence ATGGAACAAGGTACAGTAAAATGGTTTAACGCAGAAAAAGGTTTTGGATTTATCGAACGCGAAAACGGAGACGACGTATTCGTACATTTCTCTGCAATCCAAACTGATGGCTTCAAGTCTTTAGACGAAGGCCAAAAAGTAACTTTTGATGTTGAGCAAGGTGCTCGTGGAGCTCAAGCTGCTAACGTTCAAAAAGCATAA